In a single window of the Micromonospora sp. WMMD1155 genome:
- a CDS encoding cation transporter, translating into MSALSTELTPAETERLTRRGLRLAQFTVAYNVVEGSVAITVGLLTGLVSLVGFGLDSGIESAASVLVGLRLAARLRHGEADEAKERRTLKAVAVTFFVLAAYVVIEGVRSLIGGKEPDSSIVGLVLLAASVVIMPVLAAAKKRVAMQLGGDQLILADAAETKICVLLSISTLLGLGLYALTGAAWLDPVAGFVIAAFAIHEGREAWEGELVEENEDDD; encoded by the coding sequence ATGAGCGCGCTGTCGACCGAACTGACCCCGGCCGAGACCGAACGGCTCACCCGCCGCGGGCTACGCCTGGCGCAGTTCACGGTCGCCTACAACGTCGTCGAGGGTTCCGTGGCGATCACCGTCGGGCTGCTCACCGGGCTGGTGTCGCTGGTCGGGTTCGGTCTGGACTCCGGCATCGAGTCCGCCGCGTCCGTGCTGGTGGGTTTGCGTCTGGCGGCGCGGCTGCGCCACGGTGAAGCCGACGAGGCCAAGGAGCGCCGCACGCTCAAGGCCGTCGCGGTGACGTTCTTCGTCCTGGCCGCGTACGTGGTGATCGAGGGAGTGCGCAGCCTCATCGGCGGGAAAGAGCCGGACTCCTCGATCGTCGGGCTCGTACTGCTGGCCGCGTCAGTGGTGATCATGCCGGTGCTCGCCGCGGCGAAAAAGCGGGTGGCAATGCAGCTCGGCGGGGACCAACTGATCCTGGCCGACGCCGCCGAGACGAAGATTTGCGTTCTGCTGAGCATCTCCACCCTGCTCGGGCTGGGCCTGTACGCGCTCACCGGCGCCGCGTGGTTGGACCCGGTGGCCGGGTTCGTCATCGCCGCGTTCGCCATCCACGAGGGCCGTGAGGCGTGGGAGGGCGAGCTGGTCGAGGAAAACGAGGATGACGACTGA
- a CDS encoding cytochrome c biogenesis protein CcdA → MGEQFASIAASGPLLAAMAVAAAAGLVSFLSPCVLPLVPGYLSYVTGLAGTDLDAAAQPAPHPTAGGVAIATRRRARGRVVAGTLGFIAGFAVVFVTVAVAFNAAGRALVTNARTIEIAAGALTVLLGAGYLGAFPLLQRQVRATRLPSAGLASAPVLGATFGLSWTPCVSPTLGAVLGLAAVESTTTTRATVLALAYCFGLGLPFLLVGLGLRRALTLTRVVRRHHRWVTRVGGALLVAIGLALLTGAWTDLMIWLRATVGPGQIGI, encoded by the coding sequence ATGGGCGAACAGTTCGCGTCCATCGCCGCGTCCGGGCCCCTCCTGGCCGCAATGGCCGTAGCGGCAGCGGCCGGCCTGGTCAGTTTCCTGTCTCCGTGTGTCCTGCCGCTGGTACCGGGCTACCTGTCCTACGTCACCGGCCTGGCCGGCACCGACCTGGACGCCGCCGCGCAGCCCGCCCCGCACCCAACGGCCGGCGGCGTTGCCATCGCGACCCGGCGCCGCGCCCGCGGTCGCGTCGTGGCCGGCACACTCGGGTTCATCGCCGGGTTCGCCGTCGTGTTCGTCACCGTGGCGGTGGCTTTCAACGCCGCTGGCCGGGCCCTGGTGACCAACGCCCGCACCATCGAGATCGCCGCCGGCGCGCTCACCGTACTGCTCGGCGCCGGATACCTCGGGGCATTTCCACTGCTGCAACGGCAGGTCCGCGCCACCCGACTGCCCTCAGCCGGGTTAGCAAGCGCACCGGTGCTCGGCGCGACGTTCGGCCTGTCCTGGACGCCGTGCGTGTCCCCCACTCTCGGTGCGGTGCTCGGCCTCGCTGCGGTGGAATCCACCACCACCACCCGGGCCACCGTCCTCGCGCTGGCCTACTGCTTCGGCCTGGGCCTGCCGTTCCTGCTCGTCGGCCTCGGTCTGCGCCGCGCGCTGACACTGACCCGCGTCGTGCGCCGTCACCATCGCTGGGTCACCCGCGTCGGCGGAGCGCTATTGGTCGCGATTGGGCTCGCGCTGCTCACCGGCGCGTGGACCGACCTGATGATCTGGCTTCGGGCAACGGTCGGGCCAGGCCAGATAGGCATCTAA
- a CDS encoding C39 family peptidase: MTTMTRWLPDLTQAPLIRKTALAVAGLAMAGGAVAGPATVANAAPASADKPVSVAQTRDSGKELNFTYGFQETYFYCAPAATKMALSALDKDLSQDELAKKLGTTEAGTNSAVETTRVLKDVSGKDYRTVEIPGEKASKAETERLRADVVRAVDDKRPVVANIIGTGVDADGHAHSYEGGHYVAVTGYRDGGNTVKIGDSWSEEGQYWISTDKLADWIASRGYSA, from the coding sequence ATGACCACCATGACCCGTTGGCTGCCGGACCTCACCCAGGCTCCCCTCATCCGCAAGACTGCGCTGGCTGTCGCCGGTCTGGCCATGGCCGGTGGCGCGGTCGCCGGCCCAGCGACCGTGGCAAACGCCGCGCCGGCCTCGGCAGACAAGCCGGTCTCCGTGGCGCAGACGCGCGACAGCGGCAAGGAGTTGAACTTCACGTACGGCTTCCAGGAGACCTACTTCTACTGCGCGCCGGCCGCGACGAAGATGGCCCTGTCCGCGCTGGACAAGGACCTGAGCCAGGACGAGCTTGCGAAGAAGCTGGGCACCACCGAGGCGGGCACCAACTCCGCGGTGGAGACCACCCGGGTACTCAAGGACGTCAGCGGTAAGGACTACCGCACCGTCGAGATCCCCGGCGAGAAGGCCAGCAAGGCTGAGACCGAGCGGCTGCGCGCCGACGTCGTCCGCGCCGTGGACGACAAGCGACCCGTCGTGGCCAACATCATCGGCACCGGCGTCGACGCTGACGGCCACGCGCACTCCTACGAGGGCGGGCACTACGTCGCCGTGACCGGCTACCGCGACGGCGGGAACACCGTGAAGATCGGTGACTCGTGGTCGGAGGAGGGCCAGTATTGGATCAGCACCGACAAGCTGGCCGACTGGATCGCCTCGCGCGGCTACTCCGCCTGA
- a CDS encoding class F sortase — MAVTGLVALIGAGMIVAAVNNPAPQPPPQPSAAAAPPATAPLSQGSASESDGAPSRIGLPASAPTTITISRIGVRANILALGVNDDGTVQVPPLEQAMDAGWYKLGVSPGEVGNAAIMGHVDSEKIGPGVFFRLGELLPGDTITVSRADRSEATFRVDGVKSYPKEAFPTALVYGPSDTASLRVITCGGTFDKEKGSYPDNVIVFATLIGSRQA, encoded by the coding sequence ATGGCGGTGACCGGCCTGGTGGCGTTGATCGGGGCGGGGATGATCGTCGCCGCCGTCAATAACCCCGCCCCACAGCCACCCCCGCAGCCCTCGGCTGCGGCCGCGCCCCCGGCAACGGCGCCACTGTCACAGGGCTCGGCGTCCGAATCCGACGGCGCGCCGTCGCGGATCGGCCTACCCGCGTCCGCGCCGACAACGATCACCATCAGCCGCATCGGCGTGCGGGCGAACATCCTTGCCCTCGGCGTCAACGACGACGGCACCGTGCAAGTACCGCCGCTGGAGCAGGCGATGGACGCCGGCTGGTACAAGCTCGGGGTCAGCCCGGGCGAGGTCGGCAACGCGGCGATCATGGGACACGTCGACTCAGAGAAGATCGGGCCGGGGGTGTTCTTCCGCCTCGGTGAGCTCCTGCCCGGCGACACCATCACGGTGAGCCGCGCCGACCGCAGCGAGGCGACCTTCCGGGTCGATGGGGTGAAGTCCTATCCGAAGGAGGCCTTCCCCACCGCGCTGGTGTACGGGCCGTCGGACACCGCGAGCCTACGGGTCATCACCTGCGGCGGGACGTTCGACAAGGAAAAGGGCAGCTACCCCGACAACGTCATCGTCTTCGCCACCCTGATCGGGTCCCGACAGGCCTGA
- a CDS encoding copper resistance protein CopC yields MRTRSAVLLGVVLACLGVALAPPRPAAAHAALVATTPVRDEVIGYAPREVVVTFTEAVSPVAGRVQVLAPDGRKINTGEPVVSGATMRIPVRVPDKPLGTYLVSYRVVSADSHPIAGSFAYSAGAPSATPPQPAADGSERSGTALVAAAKYTGYLGLVLAVGPVLLLTTMWPRRRSRRAATILAFVGLGLIAAGDAGTWVGQAAEMVGASPGELSSGDLRAVAASDVGVVLGARLALVAVAVAVLPAVVRGSASRWWRLGLAAMGVMGLATWPLAGHPVASPVPPVSVAVGVAHVAAMTVWLGGLLTLTVFLLRHTHERVLARILPAWSRWATLAVCWLVVTGLIQAAIELGRPAALLGTTYGRLLCAKAGLLVAVLAVAAWQRQMVRRRVAASRPRWVTRAAGVELAATAVVLGLSAMLVQTPPGRTADTNAARVARNSVAQTLTSELYTLQFDVYPARIGTPSTLHAYLYTAQARALPAAEWTITLALPAAGIEPITVKVDAPEPNHASATLTFPTSGNWTLKFTARTTDVDQATVTATVPVA; encoded by the coding sequence GTGCGTACCCGTTCCGCGGTCCTACTCGGGGTGGTCCTGGCCTGCCTCGGCGTCGCGCTAGCCCCGCCACGTCCCGCAGCCGCCCATGCCGCCCTCGTCGCCACCACGCCCGTGCGGGACGAGGTGATCGGCTACGCGCCGCGGGAGGTGGTAGTGACCTTCACCGAGGCAGTGTCTCCTGTCGCCGGACGGGTCCAGGTCCTGGCACCCGATGGCAGGAAGATCAACACTGGTGAGCCGGTGGTCAGCGGTGCGACCATGCGGATCCCGGTGCGCGTGCCGGACAAGCCGCTTGGCACCTACCTGGTGAGCTACCGAGTGGTGTCCGCCGACAGCCACCCGATCGCCGGCAGCTTCGCCTACTCAGCGGGGGCGCCGTCGGCGACGCCGCCGCAACCGGCCGCAGACGGGTCGGAACGCTCCGGGACGGCGCTGGTGGCGGCGGCGAAGTACACCGGCTATCTGGGGCTCGTACTGGCGGTCGGCCCGGTGCTGCTGCTGACGACGATGTGGCCGCGTCGGCGCTCACGCCGCGCGGCGACGATCCTGGCCTTCGTCGGGCTCGGCCTCATCGCCGCAGGTGATGCCGGCACCTGGGTGGGGCAGGCCGCCGAGATGGTGGGGGCGTCGCCAGGTGAGCTGTCTTCCGGTGACCTGCGGGCGGTGGCGGCAAGTGACGTCGGCGTTGTTCTCGGGGCGCGCCTGGCGCTGGTCGCCGTCGCCGTCGCCGTGTTACCCGCCGTCGTGCGGGGCAGCGCGAGCCGCTGGTGGCGGTTGGGGCTGGCAGCGATGGGGGTGATGGGGCTGGCCACCTGGCCGCTGGCCGGGCATCCGGTGGCCTCGCCGGTGCCGCCGGTGAGCGTCGCGGTGGGTGTCGCTCACGTGGCCGCCATGACCGTATGGCTGGGTGGCCTGCTCACCCTGACGGTGTTCCTGCTGCGGCACACCCACGAACGGGTCCTGGCGCGGATCCTGCCGGCCTGGTCGCGGTGGGCGACTCTCGCGGTCTGCTGGCTGGTCGTCACCGGCCTCATTCAGGCCGCCATCGAGCTTGGCCGGCCTGCGGCGCTGCTCGGCACGACCTACGGCCGTCTGCTCTGCGCCAAGGCGGGATTGCTGGTGGCGGTCCTCGCCGTGGCCGCCTGGCAGCGACAGATGGTGCGGCGACGAGTCGCGGCCAGCCGTCCGAGATGGGTCACCCGCGCCGCCGGCGTTGAACTGGCGGCGACGGCCGTGGTCCTGGGGCTCAGTGCGATGCTGGTCCAGACCCCGCCGGGGCGTACCGCCGACACCAACGCCGCACGAGTCGCGCGTAACAGCGTCGCGCAGACCCTGACCAGCGAGCTGTACACCCTGCAGTTCGACGTCTATCCCGCCCGAATCGGCACGCCCAGCACTCTGCACGCCTACCTCTACACGGCGCAGGCCCGCGCGCTGCCCGCGGCCGAGTGGACGATCACCCTCGCCCTGCCGGCCGCCGGGATCGAACCGATCACCGTGAAGGTGGATGCGCCGGAACCGAACCACGCCAGTGCCACCCTCACCTTCCCGACCTCCGGAAACTGGACCCTGAAGTTCACCGCGCGCACGACCGACGTTGACCAGGCAACCGTCACCGCCACCGTTCCCGTCGCCTGA
- a CDS encoding thioredoxin domain-containing protein has product MTRNTRLSLALIAVVVLVIAGLLAVNRPDQPPAATTDTGAIESTVLVREDSHRLSTAADGKVTLVEFLDFECESCAAAYPAVKQILATYQDRITVVVRYFPIPSHPNADLAARTAQAAANQGRFSDMYVHLFENQTSWSHKEQAQTEVFLGYARTLGLDMARFQRDLDDPATAARVTKDKTDGESAGVQGTPTFFLNGRQLTDLRGQDDLVAAIDAALAE; this is encoded by the coding sequence ATGACGAGGAACACTCGCTTGAGCTTGGCGTTGATCGCGGTGGTGGTGCTTGTGATCGCCGGTCTACTGGCCGTCAACCGTCCCGATCAGCCGCCTGCTGCGACCACTGACACTGGCGCGATCGAGTCGACAGTGCTGGTGCGCGAGGACAGCCATCGACTGTCCACCGCAGCGGACGGCAAGGTGACTCTGGTGGAGTTCCTCGACTTCGAGTGCGAGTCCTGCGCCGCCGCGTACCCGGCGGTCAAGCAGATCCTCGCCACCTATCAGGACCGCATCACCGTCGTGGTCAGGTACTTTCCGATCCCGAGCCACCCGAACGCGGATCTGGCCGCGCGCACCGCGCAGGCCGCCGCCAACCAGGGCCGCTTCTCCGACATGTACGTCCACCTGTTCGAGAACCAGACCAGTTGGAGTCACAAGGAGCAGGCACAGACGGAGGTGTTCCTCGGGTACGCCCGTACCCTCGGCCTGGACATGGCGCGCTTCCAGCGCGATCTCGACGACCCCGCCACTGCCGCGCGGGTCACCAAGGACAAGACCGACGGCGAATCCGCCGGCGTGCAGGGCACTCCGACGTTCTTCCTCAACGGCCGGCAACTGACCGACCTGCGCGGCCAGGACGACCTCGTCGCAGCCATCGACGCCGCGCTGGCCGAATGA